In Populus nigra chromosome 10, ddPopNigr1.1, whole genome shotgun sequence, the following proteins share a genomic window:
- the LOC133705580 gene encoding uncharacterized protein LOC133705580 isoform X2, with the protein MPEKGDSQSWIFHRSNFVLQWRLHVLAAFVFLGLVVIGSIDGGTIRSIVESRRSTKQYSTMKPHTQHPLTNITQQQSTLRNFSAITKNGTTNTPLAQESNDKKPHTQHPLTNLTQQQETLQNFSTITKNGTTNNPLAQESNDNDTRVPASSNIVLKNDENVSFAQKYSDGVLENLASRRNGSDGGVKWVSTELEPNLTENLLSRWLAPEGEPCRGSRTVEIVIPGLDGKDLIELTAGDSHEFGFQALDESKNLVCSGGDYFETDLSGEAWKSRPLVRDFGNGSYSILLQVHPDFSGDYNLTLILLYRHFQGLKFSPWRFVVDKQLRKFRIKFVKGGAQLPKIETCEKSDFNRDLWLGRWTRQAKNDGCQISNDGRYRCLAPDFPCQSPWCSGSLGLLESNGWVYSSHCSFRLFSADSAWNCLKNRWIFFWGDSNHVDTIRNMLNFVLDLPQIPSVPRRFDMNFSNPKDASQSVRITSIFNGHWNETMNYEGFNSLVDEGFRNLLKKYFSEDTVPDTIIMNSGLHDGVHWHSFRAYSEGAGYAASFWKEVMDSVKQRGLAVPQIFYRTTIATGGYARSLAFNPNKME; encoded by the exons ATGCCTGAAAAAGGAGATAGCCAATCATGGATTTTTCACCGTTCAAACTTTGTGCTCCAATGGCGTCTTCATGTACTAGCAGCCTTTGTTTTCCTCGGCTTGGTGGTTATTGGGAGCATAGATGGGGGTACCATTAGAAGCATCGTCGAATCAAGAAGGTCCACGAAGCAATATTCGACCATGAAACCTCACACGCAACACCCTCTCACAAATATAACCCAGCAACAATCAACCCTTCGAAATTTCTCTGCGATCACAAAAAATGGCACCACCAATACCCCATTAGCCCAAGAGAGCAACGACAAGAAACCTCACACACAACACCCTCTCACAAATCTAACCCAGCAACAAGAAACCCTTCAGAATTTCTCTACAATCACAAAAAATGGCACCACCAATAACCCATTAGCCCAAGAGAGCAACGACAATGATACCAGGGTCCCAGCTAGTTCTAACATAGTACTGAAAAACGACGAGAATGTTTCTTTTGCTCAGAAATATTCAGATGGAGTTTTGGAGAATTTAGCCTCACGAAGGAATGGATCAGATGGTGGTGTGAAGTGGGTGTCGACTGAACTGGAGCCAAACTTGACGGAAAACCTTCTTTCAAGGTGGCTAGCTCCTGAAGGGGAGCCTTGTAGAGGGTCACGTACGGTGGAGATTGTGATTCCTGGACTGGATGGTAAAGATTTGATTGAGTTGACAGCTGGTGATAGTCATGAATTTGGTTTTCAAGCTCTGGATGAGTCCAAGAATCTTGTTTGTTCAGGTGGCGATTATTTCGAGACTGATCTTTCAGGGGAGGCATGGAAATCAAGGCCTTTAGTCAGGGATTTTGGAAATGGGTCTTACTCTATTTTGCTTCAAGTTCATCCTGATTTTTCTGGTGATTATAATCTTACTCTTATTTTGCTCTATAGGCATTTTCAAGGTCTTAAATTTTCACCATGGAGATTTGTTGTTGATAAACAATTGCGTAAGTTTCGAATCAAGTTTGTTAAGGGCGGTGCTCAGTTGCCAAAGATTGAAACTTGTGAAAAATCTGATTTCAATAGAGATCTTTGGCTAGGAAGGTGGACTAGGCAGGCTAAAAATGATGGTTGCCAAATCAGTAATGATGGCCGGTACCGCTGTCTGGCGCCAGATTTTCCATGCCAAAGTCCTTGGTGTAGTGGTTCTTTAGGGTTGTTAGAGAGTAATGGCTGGGTGTATTCAAGTCACTGTTCATTTAGGCTTTTCTCAGCTGATTCTGCTTGGAATTGCTTGAAGAATCGCTGGATTTTCTTTTGGGGTGATTCAAATCATGTTGATACAATAAGAAACATGCTCAATTTTGTGTTGGATTTGCCTCAAATACCATCAGTTCCTAGACGGTTTGATATGAACTTTTCAAACCCAAAAGATGCATCTCAAAGTGTTAGAATTACTAGCATTTTCAATGGTCATTGGAATGAGACAATGAATTATGAAGGATTTAATTCCTTGGTGGATGAAGGATTTAGGAATCTGTTGAAGAAGTACTTCTCAGAGGACACAGTGCCAGACACTATAATCATGAATTCAGGTTTACATGATGGCGTGCATTGGCATAGTTTCAGAGCATATTCAGAGGGAGCAGGGTATGCAGCATCATTCTGGAAAGAAGTCATGGATTCGGTGAAGCAGAGAGGGTTGGCAGTTCCACAGATCTTTTACCGGACAACAATAGCCACTGGTGGGTATGCAAGATCACTAGCATTTAATCCGAACAAGATGGAG TGA
- the LOC133705353 gene encoding uncharacterized protein LOC133705353, with the protein MASFSWASLLRITIFFVLVAAAVFAFFTLPVEKILKDFLLWVEQDLGPWGPLVLAIAYIPLTILAVPASVLTLGGGYLFGLPVGFVADSIGATVGAGAAFLLGRTIGRSFVVSKLKDYPKFSSVAIAIQKSGFKIVLLLRLVPLLPFNMLNYLLSVTPVPIGEYMLASWIGMMPITLALVYIGTTLKDLSDVTHGWSEFSTTRWVLIVLGLVVSVVLMFCVTKVAKSALDKALAENEDLDVILASPQLPIVADTSVNLNQPLIIKIDPSEDNHEQ; encoded by the exons ATGGCTTCTTTTTCATGGGCTTCTCTTCTCAGGATCACCATCTTTTTTGTCCTTGTTGCCGCTGCTGTTTTTGCCTTCTTCACTCTCCCTGTTGAAAAG ATTTTGAAGGATTTCTTGTTATGGGTTGAGCAGGATCTCGGGCCTTGGGGTCCCCTCGTACT GGCTATTGCATATATTCCTCTAACAATCTTGGCTGTTCCAGCTTCAGTGCTTACT CTTGGTGGTGGATATCTTTTCGGGTTGCCCGTGGGCTTTGTTGCTGATTCTATCGGCGCCACAGTTGGTGCTGGGGCAGCATTTCTTCTAGGAAGAACA ATTGGTAGATCTTTCGTTGTCTCCAAGTTGAAGGATTACCCAAAGTTTAGTTCAGTTGCAATTGCTATTCAGAAGTCTGGCTTCAAG ATTGTTCTGCTGCTTCGACTTGTTCCTTTACTGCCTTTCAACATGCTGAATTACCTGCTGTCCGTCACTCCTGTTCCAATAGGGGAATACATGCTGGCTTCCTGGATAGGAATGATG CCAATAACCCTTGCTTTAGTGTACATTGGAACGACACTCAAGGATCTTTCTGATGTGACTCATGGGTGGAGTGAGTTTTCAACTACTCGTTGG GTTCTTATTGTATTGGGCCTTGTTGTATCTG TGGTTCTTATGTTTTGTGTTACTAAAGTCGCCAAGTCTGCTTTGGATAAAGCTTTGGCCGAAAACGAGGATCTAGATGTCATTTTGGCATCACCTCAATTACCCATTGTGGCAGATACTTCTGTTAATCTGAACCAGCCTCTCATTATCAAGATAGACCCGTCTGAAGATAACCATGAACAATGA
- the LOC133705580 gene encoding uncharacterized protein LOC133705580 isoform X1, producing the protein MPEKGDSQSWIFHRSNFVLQWRLHVLAAFVFLGLVVIGSIDGGTIRSIVESRRSTKQYSTMKPHTQHPLTNITQQQSTLRNFSAITKNGTTNTPLAQESNDKKPHTQHPLTNLTQQQETLQNFSTITKNGTTNNPLAQESNDNDTRVPASSNIVLKNDENVSFAQKYSDGVLENLASRRNGSDGGVKWVSTELEPNLTENLLSRWLAPEGEPCRGSRTVEIVIPGLDGKDLIELTAGDSHEFGFQALDESKNLVCSGGDYFETDLSGEAWKSRPLVRDFGNGSYSILLQVHPDFSGDYNLTLILLYRHFQGLKFSPWRFVVDKQLRKFRIKFVKGGAQLPKIETCEKSDFNRDLWLGRWTRQAKNDGCQISNDGRYRCLAPDFPCQSPWCSGSLGLLESNGWVYSSHCSFRLFSADSAWNCLKNRWIFFWGDSNHVDTIRNMLNFVLDLPQIPSVPRRFDMNFSNPKDASQSVRITSIFNGHWNETMNYEGFNSLVDEGFRNLLKKYFSEDTVPDTIIMNSGLHDGVHWHSFRAYSEGAGYAASFWKEVMDSVKQRGLAVPQIFYRTTIATGGYARSLAFNPNKMEVFNWVALDKFRRAGLVSGVIDNFDMTFPWHFDNRCSDGVHYGRAPAKMKWRDGEIGHQYFVDLMLAHVLLNALCSR; encoded by the coding sequence ATGCCTGAAAAAGGAGATAGCCAATCATGGATTTTTCACCGTTCAAACTTTGTGCTCCAATGGCGTCTTCATGTACTAGCAGCCTTTGTTTTCCTCGGCTTGGTGGTTATTGGGAGCATAGATGGGGGTACCATTAGAAGCATCGTCGAATCAAGAAGGTCCACGAAGCAATATTCGACCATGAAACCTCACACGCAACACCCTCTCACAAATATAACCCAGCAACAATCAACCCTTCGAAATTTCTCTGCGATCACAAAAAATGGCACCACCAATACCCCATTAGCCCAAGAGAGCAACGACAAGAAACCTCACACACAACACCCTCTCACAAATCTAACCCAGCAACAAGAAACCCTTCAGAATTTCTCTACAATCACAAAAAATGGCACCACCAATAACCCATTAGCCCAAGAGAGCAACGACAATGATACCAGGGTCCCAGCTAGTTCTAACATAGTACTGAAAAACGACGAGAATGTTTCTTTTGCTCAGAAATATTCAGATGGAGTTTTGGAGAATTTAGCCTCACGAAGGAATGGATCAGATGGTGGTGTGAAGTGGGTGTCGACTGAACTGGAGCCAAACTTGACGGAAAACCTTCTTTCAAGGTGGCTAGCTCCTGAAGGGGAGCCTTGTAGAGGGTCACGTACGGTGGAGATTGTGATTCCTGGACTGGATGGTAAAGATTTGATTGAGTTGACAGCTGGTGATAGTCATGAATTTGGTTTTCAAGCTCTGGATGAGTCCAAGAATCTTGTTTGTTCAGGTGGCGATTATTTCGAGACTGATCTTTCAGGGGAGGCATGGAAATCAAGGCCTTTAGTCAGGGATTTTGGAAATGGGTCTTACTCTATTTTGCTTCAAGTTCATCCTGATTTTTCTGGTGATTATAATCTTACTCTTATTTTGCTCTATAGGCATTTTCAAGGTCTTAAATTTTCACCATGGAGATTTGTTGTTGATAAACAATTGCGTAAGTTTCGAATCAAGTTTGTTAAGGGCGGTGCTCAGTTGCCAAAGATTGAAACTTGTGAAAAATCTGATTTCAATAGAGATCTTTGGCTAGGAAGGTGGACTAGGCAGGCTAAAAATGATGGTTGCCAAATCAGTAATGATGGCCGGTACCGCTGTCTGGCGCCAGATTTTCCATGCCAAAGTCCTTGGTGTAGTGGTTCTTTAGGGTTGTTAGAGAGTAATGGCTGGGTGTATTCAAGTCACTGTTCATTTAGGCTTTTCTCAGCTGATTCTGCTTGGAATTGCTTGAAGAATCGCTGGATTTTCTTTTGGGGTGATTCAAATCATGTTGATACAATAAGAAACATGCTCAATTTTGTGTTGGATTTGCCTCAAATACCATCAGTTCCTAGACGGTTTGATATGAACTTTTCAAACCCAAAAGATGCATCTCAAAGTGTTAGAATTACTAGCATTTTCAATGGTCATTGGAATGAGACAATGAATTATGAAGGATTTAATTCCTTGGTGGATGAAGGATTTAGGAATCTGTTGAAGAAGTACTTCTCAGAGGACACAGTGCCAGACACTATAATCATGAATTCAGGTTTACATGATGGCGTGCATTGGCATAGTTTCAGAGCATATTCAGAGGGAGCAGGGTATGCAGCATCATTCTGGAAAGAAGTCATGGATTCGGTGAAGCAGAGAGGGTTGGCAGTTCCACAGATCTTTTACCGGACAACAATAGCCACTGGTGGGTATGCAAGATCACTAGCATTTAATCCGAACAAGATGGAGGTATTTAATTGGGTTGCATTAGATAAATTTAGGCGAGCTGGGTTGGTTTCTGGTGTGATAGATAACTTTGATATGACTTTTCCATGGCATTTTGACAATCGGTGCAGTGATGGGGTACATTATGGCAGAGCTCCAGCTAAGATGAAGTGGAGGGATGGTGAAATCGGCCACCAGTATTTTGTGGACCTCATGCTGGCTCATGTGCTGCTCAATGCTCTGTGTTCAAGGTAG